GGCCGCCCGGCCTGGGAAAAGGTCGGCGTGCAATTCACCGACGACGTGACGCCCTACGAAGAGATGAAAATCGGGTTGCTCAACGGCAGCCATCTGGCGCTGACCTACCTGGGGTTTCTCAAGGGTTACCGGTTTGTGCACGAGACCATGAACGATCCGGTCTTCGTCGCCTATATGCGTGCCTACATGGACCTGGACGTCACGCCGAACCTGGCGCCGGTACCCGGCATCGACCTGACGACGTACAAGCAGACGCTGGTGGAGCGCTTCTCCAACCAGGCGATTGCCGACCAGTTGGAGCGCGTGTGTTCGGATGGCTCGTCGAAGTTTCCCAAATTCACCGTACCGACCATTAACCGCTTGATTGCGGATGGGCGTGAGACTGAGCGCGCGGCGTTGGTGGTGGCTGCCTGGGCGTTGTACCTCAAGGGTGTGGATGAGAATGGCGTGACCTACACGATTCCCGACCCGCGTGCCGAGTTCTGCCAGGGGCTGGTGAGCGATGATGCGTTGATCAGCAAACGCCTGTTGGGCGTGGAAGAGATTTTCGGCACGGCTATTCCCAACTCGCCTGCGTTTGTGGCAGCTTTCGAGCGGTGTTTTGTGAGCTTGCGTGATAACGGGGTCACAGCGACCCTGCAAAACCTCCTGAAGAAACCGGTTTAGAAATGTGGGAGGGGCGGGTTGCCAATCCTAAAAATAATTCTGCTGAGCAAATCATCATGACCCAGCAAAACCTGTTCCTCGGCATCGACTGCGGCACCCAGGGCACCAAGGCCATCGTCCTCGATGCTTCCAGCGGCAAGGTCCTTGGCCTGGGCGCCGCCGCGCATACATTGATCAGCGGCGCCAATGGGCGGCGTGAACAGCATGCCCATGAGTGGCTGGACGCGTTCACCGAGGCCACCCATCGCGCCCTGCAACAGGCCGGCGTGGATGGCCAGGATATTCTCGGCATCGGCGTTTCCGGCCAGCAGCACGGGCTGGTTCTGCTTGATGAGCAGGGCCAGGTGCTGCGCCCGGCCAAACTGTGGTGCGACACCGAAACCACGCCCGAGAACGAGCGGCTGCTGCAACACCTGGGCGGCGAAAGCGGTTCCCTGGAGCGCCTCGGCGTGGCCATCGCGCCGGGCTACACCGTGTCCAAACTGCTGTGGACCCGCGAACAGCACCCGGACCTCTTCGCGCGCATCGCCCATGTGCTGCTGCCCCACGACTACCTCAACTATTGGCTGACCGGCCGCGCTGTCGCCGAATACGGCGATGCGTCGGGCACCGGCTATTTCAATGTGCGCAGCCGTGAATGGGATGTGGCGTTGCTCCGGCACATCGACCCGAGCGGTCGCCTGGAGGCGGCGTTACCCGAGCTGATCGAAGCCGATCAGGCCGTGGGTACCATCCTACCGGCCATCGCCGAACGCCTGGGCATCAACCCCAACGCCAGGGTCGCCAGCGGCGGCGGCGACAACATGATGGGCGCCATCGGCACCGGCAATATCGCACCGGGCGTGATCACCATGAGCCTGGGGTCGTCCGGCACGGTCTACGCGTTCGCCGACCAACCCAACGTGAGCCCCCAGGCGTCGGTGGCGACGTTCTGCTCCTCCAGCGGCGGTTGGTTGCCGTTGATCTGCACCATGAACCTGACCAATGCCACCAGCGTTATCCGCGAGTTGTTCGAACTCGACCTGAACACCTTCAACGCTTTGGTCGAGCAAGCGCCGATTGGCGCAGACGGCGTCAGCATGCTGCCGTTTCTCAACGGCGAGCGCGTACCCGCCCTGCCCCACGCCACCGGCAGCCTGCATGGCCTGACCATGACCAACCTGACCCGCGCCAACCTGTGCCGCGCCGTGGTCGAAGGCACCACGTTCGGCCTGCGCTACGGCCTCGACCTGCTGCGCCAGACCGGCCTGCAAAGCCTGCGCATCCGCCTGATCGGCGGCGGCTCGAAAAGCCCGGTATGGCGGCAGATGGTCGCCGATATCATGAACACCGAAGTGATCTGCACCGAACAAAGCGAAGCCGCCGCCCTGGGCGCGGCGATCCAGGCGGCGTGGAGCCAGTCCGGCGAGCCCCTGAGCAGCCTGTGCGACAAATGCGTGAGCGTGGACCCCACCAGCCGCACCCTGCCGGTGGCGGCCAATGTCAGCGCCTATCAACAGGCTTACGAACGTTATCAACAGCTAGTGGCAACCCTTTAAGAGCGAACGACTATGTATCTGGTGTGTGGTGAAGCGCTGTTTGATTTCTTCAGCGAGGAGGACGCCAGCGGGCTGGCATCCAAGCTCAATTACAAGGCGATTGCCGGCGGCTCGCCGTTCAACGTGGCGGTGGGCCTGCGCCGCCTGGGCATCGAGGCCGGATTTTTCGCCGGTATCTCCAACGATTACCTGGGGCGTCGGCTGTTGCAGGTGCTCAAGGACGAAGGGGTGAGCGAGCAGTTCCTGGTGGAGTTCGTCGCGCCGACCACCCTGGCGATGGTCGCCGTGGGCGCCAATGGTTCGCCGCAATACAGCTTTCGCGGCGAAGGCTGCGCCGACCGGCAACTGCAAGTGGCGCATCTGCCCACGCTGGGCGATGACGTTCGCGGTGTGCATATCGGCTCGTTCTCGCTGGTGGTGCAGCCGATCGGCGATACGCTGCTCAACCTGGTCAAGCGTGAAAGCGGCAAGCGCCTGATCAGCCTCGACCCCAATGTGCGGCTCAACCCGCAACCGGACATCCAGCGGTGGCGCGACCGCGTCGCGGAACTGGTCCAGCATGCCGACCTGATCAAAGTCAGCGACGAAGACTTGCACCTGCTCTACCCCGGCCAGGCGCCGGAAAGCGTGCTGCAAGGCTGGCTGCAGCACCGTTGCCAATTGGTGTTCCTGACCCGTGGCGGCGATGGCGCCAGCGTGTTCAGCCGCCAGCATGGCAACTGGTCCGCACCGGCGGTCAAGGTGCAGATGGCGGATACGGTGGGCGCCGGGGATACCTTCCAGGCCGCGTTGATTGCCTGGCTGACCGAGCAACGGTTGGATTCGGTAGAGGGTCTGCAACAGCTCACGCGCGCGCAGATCGACGCCATGCTGGGCTTCGCCATCCGTGCCGCGGCCTTGACCTGCACCAAGACCGGGCCGGACTTGCCGTACCGCCGACAGTTGGGCTGAACGCCGCGTTTGATGAAGGTTTTGTCAGGCTCGCCATCATTAATCGATGGTTAATCGCGCAAGTCGACAGTGAAGTCGAACCCACTTGCGGAGCACTGCCATGAAATTGCGCACTTTGATGCTCGCCGGCGCCCTGGCGCTGGCGGCAACCTGCGGCCTGGCCCAGGCCGACGATCAGAAACCGGTGCCGTACCAGTACGGCATGCCGATGAATATCAAGCATGTAATTGCCATGAACGAAACGCCGACAGACGAATGCAAGGTCATCGATGCCGATATCAAGTTCGTGGACAAGGCCGGGAAAATCGAAGATGTGGGTTATCGAAAACTGTCCGAGGCGTGCAGCTTGCAGAATTGAGAGCTCGTGCAAAACACTGGGCCCGGCATATGCCAGGCCCATCGGGTCGCACGGTCAACTCACGAGTAGTAAGCGCGCCCTCCTGCTCGTTGCAGGACTGGCGTGTGCGTTTGTTTAAGGTCTTCACGCAACCCGGTAATCAGGTTGCAAATGGCTCGACTGCTGTCGAGTTTGTCCGCGTTGATACCCTTGACTTCCAAATCCACCCGGTCACGGTCGCGGTCGTCATAAACTTTGATCGTCAGCGAAGCATCTTCGGCTTTGGTGCATTCGCACCGTTTGGGCAGGAAACTTCCTTCAATAATGCTGCGTAGTTCCAGTTCCGAAAGCATGGTCAACCTCTCCTTTTTTTGAGACTGCCAACAGATTTTCATGTGCCTGACAGGCGCGTGCCTGCGCCGTCTTACCGACCTTGGAAGACACCTTCAACACCCAAGCGTACTCGGCAAAACCGCCTTGTGTTGTAACTTTTCCTCATAAGCAACCCAGTGTTTTATAGACACTAAATTTGAACTTAACAGCGCCGTTTAAAACATCGGCGAACGGCGTCGATTAAACGTTTAATCCAGCGCTTGCGGTTAAACAGCTGCGCGGGCCGCCACTCTTTCAGCAACATGTCGCAAACTATCGAAGTTGATATTCGCCCCGGAATTAACCGCCACCAGGGTCTGTTCGCGCACGCCGCGTTCAGCCACATATTTGCGGATGCCCGCCACCGCCAGTGCACCGGAAGGTTCGGTGATAGAGCGGGTATCGTCGTAGATCAGCTTGATGGCGCTGCACAGTTCGTCGTTGCTCACGGTGATGACCTCATCCACCCAGTGCCGGCAGATCTCAAAGCCATGGGCGCCGATCTGCGCGACCGCCGTGCCATCGGCAAAACCGTCGACACCGGGCAACACCACGCGCTCCCCGGCGCGCAGCGCAGCCAGCAGGCAACTGGAGCCTTCGGATTCGACGCCGACGATGCGCACTTCAGGGCGCAGGTATTTGACATACGCCGCAATCCCGGCGATCAGGCCGCCCCCGCCCACCGGCACGAAGATCGCGTCCAGCGCACCTTGCTGCTGGCGCAGGATTTCCATGGCCACGGTGCCTTGGCCGGCGATGACGTCCGGGTCGTCGAACGGCGAAACGAAGGTGCAGCCCGATGTATCGGCCAACTGCAGCGCATGGGCCAAGGCAAACGGAAAGCTCTCACCATGCAACACCGCGTCGGCCCCTCGGGAGCGCACGCCCAGCACTTTGAGTTCCGGCGTGCTGCACGGCATGACGATGCGCGCGCGAATCCCCAACTCTCGCGCCGCCAGCGCCACGCCTTGCGCATGATTACCCGCCGACGCCGTTACCACGCCCCGGGCCTTTTGCTCGGCGGTGAGTTGCATCAACTTGTTGTAGGCGCCACGGATCTTGAAGGAGAACGTCGGTTGCAGGTCTTCGCGCTTGAGCAGCACCTTGTTACCAAGCAACACCGACAACGCCGGTGCCGCTTGCAGCGGCGTGCGCACCGCCAGGTCGTAGACCGGGGCGGCGAGGATCTTTTTTACGTAATGTTCAAGCAGTCCCGTGTCGTGGGGTTGGGCGCTCATCGGTGTCTCCTGGCTGTGTACAGAGCCCTGGAGACGGAAAAACAAAACCCGCCTCTAGGGCGGGTTTGGGTACAGCCGAGCGCTATCCCGCCAAATAAGGAATGGCGGTAATAATGCTCGGCTGGCTGCGGAAGGCTTGAAATGTCATGTCACGAAATTAACCGGCGGCGACGCGGCAAGTCAATGGCAAACCGCCATTTAGCGGCGCGGGGTTTACGGAGAGCATACGAAACATATACGCTTTGTATATTCCATTATCACAGTGAACCCCATGGGCATCGTCAAGATCACCGACCAATTACACGAACAACTGCGCCTGGCCAGCGCCGCGATGGACCGTTCCATCAACGCCCAGGCCGAGTTCTGGATCAAGATCGGCCTGCTCGCCGAACTCAATCCCCACCTGCCCTACAACGAACTGATCAACAAACTGTTGCTCGATAAACCCGACTTGATCCGGGGGCGCAGTTGATGATCAAGACGCCCGCACAACTGGCAATCATGCGCGAATCCGGGCGCCTGCTGGCCCAGGTCTTTACGATGCTCGACGGTTTTGTCGCCGCCGGCCGTTCCACCCTTGAGCTGGACGCTGCTGTCGAAGCCTTTATCCGCAACGAGTTGAAAGCCCGCCCGGCCAGCCTCGGGCAATATGACTACCCGTTCTGCATCAACACTTCGATCAACGAGGTGGTGTGCCACGGCATGCCCAGCGCCAAGGACATCCTCAAGGACGGCGACATCATCAACATCGACATCACCCTGGAAAAAGGCGGCTACATCGCCGACTCCAGCAAGATGTACATGGTCGGCAATGTCGCCCCCAAGGCCAGGCGCCTGGTCGAGATGACGTTTGAAACGATGTGGGCCGGTATCCGCCAGGTCAAGCCCGGCGCGCGGTTGGGCGACATCGGCCATGCGATCCAGAGCCACGCCCAGGCCAACGGCTACAGCGTGGTGCGTGAATACTGCGGCCATGGCATCGGCAAACAGAT
This region of Pseudomonas asgharzadehiana genomic DNA includes:
- the xylB gene encoding xylulokinase yields the protein MTQQNLFLGIDCGTQGTKAIVLDASSGKVLGLGAAAHTLISGANGRREQHAHEWLDAFTEATHRALQQAGVDGQDILGIGVSGQQHGLVLLDEQGQVLRPAKLWCDTETTPENERLLQHLGGESGSLERLGVAIAPGYTVSKLLWTREQHPDLFARIAHVLLPHDYLNYWLTGRAVAEYGDASGTGYFNVRSREWDVALLRHIDPSGRLEAALPELIEADQAVGTILPAIAERLGINPNARVASGGGDNMMGAIGTGNIAPGVITMSLGSSGTVYAFADQPNVSPQASVATFCSSSGGWLPLICTMNLTNATSVIRELFELDLNTFNALVEQAPIGADGVSMLPFLNGERVPALPHATGSLHGLTMTNLTRANLCRAVVEGTTFGLRYGLDLLRQTGLQSLRIRLIGGGSKSPVWRQMVADIMNTEVICTEQSEAAALGAAIQAAWSQSGEPLSSLCDKCVSVDPTSRTLPVAANVSAYQQAYERYQQLVATL
- a CDS encoding carbohydrate kinase family protein, with the protein product MYLVCGEALFDFFSEEDASGLASKLNYKAIAGGSPFNVAVGLRRLGIEAGFFAGISNDYLGRRLLQVLKDEGVSEQFLVEFVAPTTLAMVAVGANGSPQYSFRGEGCADRQLQVAHLPTLGDDVRGVHIGSFSLVVQPIGDTLLNLVKRESGKRLISLDPNVRLNPQPDIQRWRDRVAELVQHADLIKVSDEDLHLLYPGQAPESVLQGWLQHRCQLVFLTRGGDGASVFSRQHGNWSAPAVKVQMADTVGAGDTFQAALIAWLTEQRLDSVEGLQQLTRAQIDAMLGFAIRAAALTCTKTGPDLPYRRQLG
- a CDS encoding DUF2790 domain-containing protein, yielding MKLRTLMLAGALALAATCGLAQADDQKPVPYQYGMPMNIKHVIAMNETPTDECKVIDADIKFVDKAGKIEDVGYRKLSEACSLQN
- a CDS encoding DUF1652 domain-containing protein, with product MLSELELRSIIEGSFLPKRCECTKAEDASLTIKVYDDRDRDRVDLEVKGINADKLDSSRAICNLITGLREDLKQTHTPVLQRAGGRAYYS
- the ilvA gene encoding threonine ammonia-lyase, biosynthetic, which codes for MSAQPHDTGLLEHYVKKILAAPVYDLAVRTPLQAAPALSVLLGNKVLLKREDLQPTFSFKIRGAYNKLMQLTAEQKARGVVTASAGNHAQGVALAARELGIRARIVMPCSTPELKVLGVRSRGADAVLHGESFPFALAHALQLADTSGCTFVSPFDDPDVIAGQGTVAMEILRQQQGALDAIFVPVGGGGLIAGIAAYVKYLRPEVRIVGVESEGSSCLLAALRAGERVVLPGVDGFADGTAVAQIGAHGFEICRHWVDEVITVSNDELCSAIKLIYDDTRSITEPSGALAVAGIRKYVAERGVREQTLVAVNSGANINFDSLRHVAERVAARAAV
- a CDS encoding ParD-like family protein, with translation MGIVKITDQLHEQLRLASAAMDRSINAQAEFWIKIGLLAELNPHLPYNELINKLLLDKPDLIRGRS
- the map gene encoding type I methionyl aminopeptidase encodes the protein MIKTPAQLAIMRESGRLLAQVFTMLDGFVAAGRSTLELDAAVEAFIRNELKARPASLGQYDYPFCINTSINEVVCHGMPSAKDILKDGDIINIDITLEKGGYIADSSKMYMVGNVAPKARRLVEMTFETMWAGIRQVKPGARLGDIGHAIQSHAQANGYSVVREYCGHGIGKQMHEEPQVLHFGRPGTGLVLREGMVFTVEPMLNQGGAKTRSLKDGWTVVTQDNSLSAQWEHTVAVTADGFEVLTLQRG